In the Piscinibacter sp. XHJ-5 genome, one interval contains:
- the dnaQ gene encoding DNA polymerase III subunit epsilon, whose amino-acid sequence MRQIFLDTETTGLNPESGDRIVEVGCVELLNRRLSGRNLHFYVNPGRPNSEDAVKVHGLTDEFLSDKPAFAAIADELLDYVAGAEIIIHNAAFDVGFLDEELKRIGRGRFTDIVAEVTDSLTMAREMFPGKSNSLDALCKRLEVDNSNRALHGALLDAGLLAEVYINMTRGQNSLVIDAVEATDAELALEVIDFASFDLPVIAANEEEAAAHDQLLADLDKASGGRTVWRLLVA is encoded by the coding sequence ATGAGGCAGATTTTTCTCGATACCGAGACCACCGGCCTGAATCCGGAGTCAGGCGACCGCATCGTCGAAGTCGGCTGCGTGGAGCTGCTGAATCGCAGACTCTCGGGCCGCAACCTGCACTTCTACGTCAACCCCGGGCGGCCCAACAGCGAGGACGCGGTCAAGGTGCACGGGCTCACCGACGAATTCCTGTCCGACAAGCCCGCCTTCGCCGCCATCGCGGACGAACTGCTCGACTACGTGGCGGGCGCCGAGATCATCATCCACAACGCGGCCTTCGACGTCGGCTTCCTCGACGAAGAGCTCAAGCGCATCGGCCGCGGCCGCTTCACCGACATAGTCGCGGAGGTGACCGACAGCCTCACGATGGCGCGCGAGATGTTCCCCGGCAAGTCCAACTCTCTGGACGCGCTGTGCAAGCGCCTCGAGGTCGACAACTCCAACCGCGCGCTGCACGGCGCGCTGCTCGATGCCGGCCTGCTGGCCGAGGTCTACATCAACATGACGCGCGGGCAGAACTCGCTCGTCATCGATGCGGTCGAGGCCACCGACGCCGAGCTGGCGCTGGAGGTCATCGATTTCGCGAGCTTCGACCTGCCCGTCATCGCCGCCAACGAGGAGGAGGCGGCGGCCCACGACCAGCTGCTGGCCGACCTGGACAAGGCGTCGGGCGGCAGGACGGTGTGGCGACTGCTTGTGGCATAA